In Actinoplanes lobatus, the DNA window TCGCGTTGGGCGCCAGGTCGGCGCCCCAGCCGAACAGACCGGCCACCGACCGCAGCGGGAACGCCACGTACGACACCAGGTCCTCGGAGTAGAACCGCATCTTGAAGCCGGTGCCGGTGAACTTGAGCGGCCCGTTGAAGTGCATGTACAGCGGCCAGGACAGCAGCGCCCCGGCGATCACCGCGGTCACGCCCAGCGACACCAGGACCCGGCCCGCCGACTCCTTCACGGCGCGCAGGCCCGGCCTGGAGAACACCCACACGCCGAGGAACAGCGCACAGGCCAGGGCGCAGAAGAACAGCGCCTCGGCGGCCACCGAGAAGCCCATGGTGCAGAGCAGGCCGAGAACCACGCCGTTGCGGACCCGGTGGCCCTTCTCCGGCAGCTTCAGCACCCACCACGCGACGATGCCGACCATCCAGCCGGACGTCCAGTTGAGGTGGCCGTTGGCGTGCGAGACGAGACCGGGGGAGAACCCGAAGAGCAGACCACCGACCGCGGCGGCCGGCCCGCTACGGACCAGCCAGCGGCGCAGGAACAGGTACCACACGAAGGCGGAGCCGGCCAGGTTCAGCGTCAGGACGGTGGCGAAGGTGACCTGCGGGCCGGCGAAATGGGTCAGCGGTGCGAACAGCACGGCGTAGAACGTGCTGGACGTGTTCATCGCCAGGTTCACGCCACGCGGCGCGTTCAGCAGGGTGGTGAAGAACGGGTTGCTCATGTGCTGGAGCAGGTAGACGCCGTACGACATCATCCACTCGAACTGCCCCTGGTCGCTCACGTTGTCGGCGACCACGTGACGGTACGGCGCCCGCCACAGCCCCTGGCAGACGTAGACGGCCGCGGCCAACGACACGAGGGCCATCGCGAGGTGCGACTTCCAGGACCGCCACATGGAGGCGGGCCTGGCTTCGGGCTCACTCGTCGTCGGGTCGGCCGGGTCGTCGGAATCCGGGGTAGTCGGGTCCGTGATCGGGGCGGGCGCGGCGATCGTCACGTCGCGGAGATTATCCAGCCCCGAATTCATCGTTCGATCGGGTCCACGCCGGGACGAATGCGCCACACCAGAACGTCGTCCACTTTCTCCGGTGGACCGAGCAGATCGGTGGCGGTCGTCTCCACCGCGTCACGGAACAGCGTCATATGGTCGGAACCGGTGATCTGTTCGGGTAGGAAGAGCACTTCCACATTCCAGTAAGCGAAGTCACGCCGGGCCTGTTCGCGGTCGGCGTTGCTCAGTTGGGCGACGTAGCCGTACAGGGCGGCGCGGGTGAACAGCCAGTCGGTCGGCCCCGGCGGCGCGCCGATCCGGCCGAGCTCCTTGCGGCCCTCCTCGCCGTTGATCATCGGGCCGAGGAAGTAGCCGTCCGGGATCCGGAACTGCGGTCCACCGCGAGCCATCGTGTACGCCTGCCAGCGCTGCCCGTCGGCCGTCACGTTGAGCGCGAACGGCAGGGCGGAGATCACCCCGTTCTCCGACACGTACCGCTGCCAGGTGCCCTTCGCGATGAAGTCCGGCTCCGGGGCCCGCTCCTGGTGGCGCAGCGGCAGCGGGAAGATCGGCAGGAGCGCGGCCACGATCGCCGCGGTCAGCCCGGTCTGGAGGTTGGGCGACAGCCGCCGGTCCACCAGCTCCTGGGTGATCAGGGCCAGCAGAATGCCGAAGACGCCGACCACCACCAGCGCCAGCCGCAGGGGCAGCGCCGAGTCGAACAGCGGCAGGTGGGCGAGCGCCGCGTAGGGCAGCGGGATGGGCAGCTCGCCGTCCATCCAGTTCACCCGGGGGCCCCAGGACAGCACCAGGAAGACGCCGCCGACCACCAGGATCGCCCGCAGCGTGGCCCGGCGGACCGGCGCGGCCCGCCGCCACAGCAGGACCGCGGAGACCACCATCAGGAAGATCACGGGTACGCCGAAGAACGACGACTCCTCGGTGCGGTTGGGCGCCAGGGTGGAGCCCAGCCCGAACAGCGCGGCCAGCGACCGGCTCGGGAACGACAGGTACGCCGCCACGTCCTCGGCGAAGTAGCGCTGGTTGAACCCGGTCCCGGAGAACGTCTGCGGGCCGGCGAAGTGCATGTACAGCGGGTAGGCCAGCAGCGCCCCGGCCACCACGGCGGTCACCCCGAGCGCCCGCAGCACGGTGCCCGCCACGGCCTTCGCCTCGGCGCGGACCGGCCCGGCCAGCGACCAGGTCACGATGAAGATGCCGCTGGCCAGGGCGGTGTAGAAGAGGCCCTCGGCGGCGATCGTGAAACAGCCGGCCAGCATGACGCCGAGGATCAGCCCGTTGCGCAGCCAGCGGCCCGGCTGGCGCAGCCGCAGCACCTGCCAGATGACGACCGGGGCCACCCACCCGGCCGTCCAGTTCAGGTGACCGTTGGCGTGCGAGATGAAGCCGGGGGCGAACCCGCAGAACATGCCGCCCAGCCCGGCCGCGAGCGGACTGCGGACCAGCCAGCGGCGCATGAACAGATACCACGCGAAGGCGGACCCGGCGAGATTCAGGGTGAGGATCGTCACATAGCTGATCTGCGGGCCGGCGAAATGGGTCAGCGGCGCGAACAGCACCGTGTACACCGAGATCGACGTGTTCGCCGCCAGGTTGACGCCCCACGGCACGTTCAGCAGATCGGTGAAGAACGGGTCCGAGCCGTGGCCCAGCGTGTACACCCCGTACCCCAGCAGCCATTCGAAGAACGCCTGGTCCCCGATGTTGTCGGAGAGCCCGTGACGGTACGGGTCACGCCAGAGACCGTTGGTCACGTAGACGGCCAGCGCGAGCGCTGTCAGAGCGACGGCCAGATGCGCACGCCAAGGTCGGCCACGAGGCGGTGGCGTGGACTCGGCGGGCGGATCTGCGGACGCGGCGGGGGTGGGGGTGACGACGGACATCAGCCGCAGGTTAGCAAGAAAGCCTGTTCTCCTAGGGGGCCATGACCGGTTGCGAATCGAGTGCCGCCGCCAGCGCGGCGCCGATTCCGGGGTACGCCCACGCGAACCCGGCCTGTGACAGCACCCCGGGCAGCACCCGCTGACTGCGTTGCGCCTCCCCGGCCAGCCCGCCGATCACCAGGTCGAGCACCGGGCCCGGCACCGAGAACAGGGCGGGCCGGCGCAGCACCCGGGCCAGCTCCCGGGTGAACTCGGCGTTGGTCACCGGCTGGGGTGAGACGAGGTTCACCGGGCCGGCCAGGTCGTCGCGTTCCAGCAGGAACTCGGTGGCGGCCAGCCAGTCGGCCAGGGCGATCCAGGACATCCACTGCCGCCCGCCACCGATCCGGGCGCCCGCGCCCAGCTTGAACGGCAGAAGAAGCGGCTTGATCAGTGAGCCGCCGGCGTCGATCGCCGGAGCGGTGCGCAGCAGCACCACCCGGGCGCCGGCGTCCTCGGCCGGCCGGGCCGCGGCCTCCCACACCCGGCACAGGTCGGCCAGGAACGTGTTGCCGGCCGGGGCCTCCTCGGTGACCGCCTGATCGCCGGTGTCGCCGTACCACCCGACGGCGGAGCTCTGGAGCAGCACCCGGGGACGCTCGTCCGCCGGCAGCCGGCCGATCGTCTTGGCGATGGTGTCGGTGGTGTCGATCCGGCTGGACCGCAGCACCCGCTTGTACGCCTCGGTCCACCGGTGGTCGCCGACATTGGCGCCGGACAGGTTGATCACCGCGTCCGCGCCGGCCAGCACGGCCTGGTCGAGCCGGCCCTGCGCCGGATCCCAGGACGACTCGTCCGGCCGTTCGGAGGGGCGCCGGACCAGCCGGACGATGTCGTGGCCGCTCTGGCGCAGCCGTTCGGCGAGCCGGGTGCCGAGGAATCCGGACGCTCCGGCCATGACGATCCGCATACCTGACCCTTTCCCGAAGATCGGTTGGTTCAAAACAGAACGGGGGGTACGCCGCAACGGCGCACCCCCCGGTCCATGTCGTCCTTAGAGGCCGAGGTCGGCCTCGAAGTGGCCGCCCTCCAGCCGCTCCTTCAGCGTGCCCAGGAAGCGGGCCGCGTCGGCGCCGTCCACGATCCGGTGGTCGTAGCTCAGCGCCAGGTAGACCATCGACCGCGGCGCGATGATCTCGCCCAGGTCCGGGTCGTTCACGATCACCGGGCGCTTGACGACCGCGCCGAGACCGAGGATGCCGACCTGCGGCTGGTTGATGATCGGGGTGTCGAAGAGCGCGCCCCGGCTGCCGGTGTTGGTCAGCGTGAACGTGCCGCCACCCAGCTCGTCCGGCCCGATCTTGTTGTTGCGGGTGCGCTCGGCGACGTCGGAGATCCGCTTGGCCAGACCGCCCAGGTTCAGGTCGCCGGCGTCCTTGATGACCGGGACGACCAGGCCCTTCGGCGCGTCCACCGCGATGCCCAGGTGCTCGGCGCCGTGGTAGGTCACGGTGCCCGCCTCGACGTCGATCGAGGAGTTGACCACCGGGTGCTGCTGGAGCGCCTCGACCGTGGCCAGCGCGAAGAACGGCAGGAAGGTGAGCTTCACGCCGTGCTTGGCCTGGAAGTCGGCCTTCGCCTTGTTCCGCAGGTTGGCGATCTTGGTGACGTCCACCTCGACGACCGTGGTGAGCTGCGCGGAGACCTGGAGCGACTCCACCATGCGGCGGGCGATCGTGGCGCGGATCCGGGTCAGCTTCTCGGTGCGGCCACGCAGCGGGCTCGGCTCCGCCTTCGCGGCGGCCTTCTCGACCGGTGCGGCAGCCCTCTCGGCCTGGGCTGCCGGGGCCGGGGCGGCCTTCGCGGCGGCGGCCTTCGCGGCCGCGTCGATCACGTCCTGCTTACGGATGCGGCCACCCACGCCGGTGCCGGTCAGGGTGGACAGGTCCACGCCCTTCTCGGCGGCCAGCTTGCGGACCAGCGGGGTGACGTAGCCGGCGTCGCCGGCGCCGTTCGACTCGACCGCGGCGGGCGCCGGGGCCTTCACGGGCTCCGGGGCCACCTGCGGGGCCGGCGCCGACTCGATCTTCGGAGCCGGAGCGCTCTCCACCTTCGGCGCGGGCGCCTGGGCGGGCGCGGGCGCCGGAGCCGGGGCCGGAGCGGCGGCCGGGGCGCTGCCCGGGGTGCCGATGACGGCCAGCACCGCGCCGACGTTCGCGGTCTCGTCCTCGCCGACCCGGATCTCCAGCAGGGTGCCGGCGACCGGCGACGGGATCTCCGTGTCGACCTTGTCGGTGGAGACCTCGACCAGCGGCTCGTCCGCCTCCACCTCCTCGCCGACCTGCTTCAGCCAGCGGGTGACGGTGCCCTCGGTGACGCTCTCACCGAGCGCCGGAAGCTTGATCTCCGTGCCCTGGGCGTTGCCCGCCGGGGCGGCGGCCTGCGGCGCGGGTGCCTCCGCCTCGACCGGCTTCTCCGTCGACGGGGTGACCGGAGCGGCGGGCTCCGGCTCCGCGGCCGCCTGCTGGGCCGGTGCGGGCGCGGCCGAACCGGTGTCCTCACCCTCCCCGGCGATGACGGCCAGCTCGCTGCCGACCTCCGCGGTCTCGTCCTCGCCGACCACGATCCGGGTGAGAACACCCGCGGCGGGCGACGGGATCTCCGTGTCGACCTTGTCGGTGGAGACCTCGAGCAGCGGCTCGTCGGCCTCGACGCGCTCGCCCTCCTGCTTGAGCCAGCGCGTCACCGTTCCCTCGGTGACGCTCTCACCCAGCCGCGGCATGGTTACCGATACCGGCATCTTGTCCCAAACTCCTTAACGCGGTGAACGATCGTTTCAGCTTCAGCTGTGCGCGTGCAGCGGCTTGCCCGCGAGCGCGAGGAAGGCCTCGCCCAGCGCCTCGTTCTGCGTCGGGTGGGCGTGTACGAGCTGAGCGACCTCCTCGGGGAAGGCCTCCCAGTTGGTGATCAGCTGGGCCTCGCCGACGAGCTCGCCGACCCGCGCACCCACCATGTGGACGCCGACGACCGGCCCGTCGTTGACCCGGACCAGCTTGATGAAGCCCGCGGTCTTGAGGATCTGGCTCTTGCCGTTGCCGGCGAGGTTGTAGTTGTACGTCGAGACCTTGTCGTCGCCGTACTGTTCCTTGGCCTTGGCCTCGGTGATGCCGACCGACGCGACCTCGGGGTCGGAGTAGGTGACCCGCGGGATGCCGGCCTCGTCGATGACGGCCGGCTTCTTCCCGGCGATCTCCTCGGCGACGAAGATGCCCTGCTGGAAGCCGCGGTGCGCGAGCTGGAGGCCGGGGACGATGTCACCGACGGCGTAGATGTTGCCGACCCCGGTGCGCAGCCGCTCGTCGACGATCACGAAGCCGCGGTCCAGGGTGATGCCCTGCTGCTCGTAGCCCAGGTTGGCGGTCGTCGGGCCGCGGCCGACCGCGACCAGCAGCACCTCGGCCTCGATGGTCTCGCCGCCGGCGATGGTGACCCGCACGCCGTTGTCGGTGTGCTCCACCTTCTCGAACGGCTTGCCCACCTTGAAGTTGATCTTCCGCTTGCGGAAGGCGCGCTCGACCTGCTTCGAGATGTCGGCGTCCTCGGCGGCGACCAGGCGGGGCAGGGCCTCGACGATGGTCACGTCGGCGCCGAACGACTTCCACACACTGGCGAACTCGACGCCGATGACGCCGCCGCCCAGCACGATCGCGGAGGCCGGGACCCGGTCCATCTTGAGGGCGTGCTCACTGGTCAGCACCCGCTTGCCGTCGACCTCCAGGCCCGGCAGCGAGCGCGAGTAGGAGCCGGTGGCCAGGATGATGTTGCGGCCGGTGTAACGCTTGCCGTCGACCTCCACGGTGTCCTTGCTGACGAGCTTGCCCGCCCCCTGGACCACCGTGATGTTCTTGTTGTGCGTGAGCATGCCGGTCAGCCCCTTGAAGAGCCGGCTGACCACGCCGTCCTTGTAGGCGTTCACCCCCGCCATGTCGATGCCGACGAGGTCGGCCTTCACCCCGAACTGCTCGCTCTCGCGAGTCTGGTCGGCGATCTCCGCGGCGTGCAGCAGGGCCTTCGTGGGGATGCACCCGCGGTGCAGGCAGGTACCGCCGAGCTCGGCCTTGTCGATCAGGGCGACCGAAAGATCGAACTGGGCGGCCCGGAGCGCGGCCGCATAGCCACCGCTTCCTGCGCCGAGAATGACGATGTCGAAGGTTCCGCCGTTGGGCTGGCTCACGTTGACTCCAGTGGTCGCATCGTCTCCGGTGTGGGTCACACAATGGAAACGGTCACAGTCCCGTCACCGACATCTTGTCACTTCTCGGCCCGGTCAATGCAGCCAGGTGCCCTACGACACGTTGCCCCGACGTACCCTTGCGGGATCGAACGCGAGGAGGGAACGGTGGCATGGTTTCGGCGGCGTCCCCGGTCGGGAGGACCCGGCGGACGGCCGGTCGACCGCGCCGATCTCGAGCATCTTACGCAATTCGTCCGCTCCCGGCGGGGAGTCGAGGCATTCATCGAGCCACAGACGACGGTGACCGAGACCACGCTGTTGCTCGTCGCACACGACGGCGAGTGGACCAGGCGACGGATCGAGTCACCTGAGGTTGCGCGCCGCTTCGCCCACCAGTTGGCGATGCCGGTCTACGACGTCCGGCTGCTGGGCTATCCACAGCGGATGCGGGACTACAACGAGCGGCAGCGGCGCCGCCCGGCCTGATCACCGGGCGGCCCGCGGCCGTCGTCAGGCCAGGTCGTCGATCACCTGGAGCAGCGTGCGGACCGGCACGCCCGTCCCGCCCTTGGTCCAGTAGCCGTTCGCCTCACCGGTGTGGTAGCTGGGGCCGGCGATGTCGATGTGCGCCCACTCGACACCCTCGGTGACGAACTCCCGCAGGAAGACGCCGCCCTGGAGCATGTGCCCGGCCCGGTCCAGGTTGGCGTTGGTCTGGCAGATGTCGGCGATCTCCGACTCCATGCCCTTGCGCACGTCGTCCGGCAGCGGCATCCGCCAGGCCGGCTCGCCGACCGTCGTGCCGGCCGCCTCGACCAGCCCGGTCGCCTCGTCCGAGCCCATCAGCCCGGAGATCCGCTTGCCCAGCGCGATCACCTGGCCGCCGGTCAGCGTCGACGTCTCGAACAGGTAGTCGGTGCCGTCCGCGCAGGCCCGGGCCATCGCGTCGCCCAGCACCATCCGGCCCTCGGCGTCGGTGTTGAACACCTCGACCCGCTTGCCGTTGAACATGGTGACCACGTCGCCCGGCCGGTACGCCGACCCGGACGGCATGTTCTCCGCGATCGCCAGGTACCCGGAGACCGCCACACCCGGTTCGAGCTCGGCCACCGCGATCAGCGTGGCGGCCACCGCGGCGGCGCCCGCCATGTCCGACTTCATCTCCCACATGCCGGCGGCCGGCTTGATGCTGACGCCACCGGTGTCGAAGGTGATGCCCTTGCCGACGAGCGCGACCCGCTTCGGGTCGGTCACCCCGGACGGCGTGTAGGTCAGCTTCACCAGCCGCGGCGGCGCCTCGGAACCCTGGCCGACCGCCACGATGCCGCCGTACCCGCCGGCCTTGAGCTGCTCGAAGTCGAGCACCTCGACCTCCAGCCCGGCCTCGGTCGCGGCCGCCGCCACCTGGTCGGCGAGGTCCGCCGGGCGCAGCGCGTTGGGCGGGGTGTTCACCCAGTCCCGGGTCTGGCGCACGGCCCGGGCGACGATCCCGGCCCGGCGCAGCTCGGCCGCCGCCGCCTCGTCGGCCGCGTCCGGCACGTGCAGGCGCAGCTCGGCCACCGGGTCGCGGCGGCCCTTCGCCGGCTTCGACTTGTACCCCGCGAAGCGGTAGCCGCCGAGCAGCGCGCCCTCCAGCGTGGCGCGCAGCACCGGCGCGGCGCCCGCGTCGTCCGGCACCGGCAGGGCCAGCACCACGGTGTTGCTGCCGGCCAGCGCGCGGACCGCCGCACCGGCGCCGCGGCGCAGCGTCTCCAGGTCGGGCGCCGGACCGTCCGGCTCGGTGCCGAGGCCCACCGCCACCAGGATCGGCGCGGCGATCGTGCCGAGGGTGGCCAGTTTGGTCACCTCGCCGGGCGCTCCGGTCGCGCCGAGCAGAGCCAGCGTCGAGATCAGCTTGCCGTCGAAGGCCGCGGCGATGCTCTCGGCGCCGGCGGCTGGCAACAGGCTGCCGTCCTCGTCGGGCTGGCTGTGCAGGCCGATGACGATGGCATCGACCGCCGATTCGGCCGGGTCGGTGTCGACCAGGCTGAGGGTGGGCTGGGTCACTCGGACACTCCGGGACGTCTGGGCCGGAACGGCGCCGGTAGGCGCGCTCCCGGCTATTGGGAAAACGGTGTTGTCCCAGCGACTCTAAACCGGCCCAAGGTCACCGGTAAGTTGAGTCTCATGTCTGCCGAGCTTCTTCAGTCTCCCCTGCATGCGCGCCATGTCGCCCTCGGCGCGAAGTTCGCCGCCTTCGGCGGTTGGGACATGCCGCTGGAGTACGCCGGAGGAGGCGTCCTGAAGGAGCACGCGGCGGTCCGCGAGTCGGCCGGCGTGTTCGACGTCTCCCACCTCGGCAAAGCCACCGTCCGCGGGCCCGGCGCGGCCGCCTTCGTGAACGCGTGCCTCACCAACGACCTCGGCCGCATCGCCCCCGGCAAGGCGCAGTACACGCTCTGCTGCGACGAGACCGGCGGCGTGGTCGACGACCTGATCGCCTATCTGTACGACGACGACCACGTCTTCCTCATCCCGAACGCGGCCAACACCGCCGAGGTGGTCCGCCGTCTCGCCACGACCGCTCCGAACGGGATCACGGTGACCGGCGAGCACCGCTCCTACGCCGTCCTGGCCGTCCAGGGTCCCCGGTCCGAGGCCGTCCTCGGTGAACTGGGCCTGCCCGCCGACCACGGCTACATGTCCTTCGCCACGGCCGCCTTCGCCGGGAGCGAGCTGGTCGTCTGCCGTACCGGGTACACCGGCGAGCACGGCTACGAGCTGGTCGTCGGGTGGGACGACGCGCCCGCCGTCTGGGACGCGGTGATCGCCGCGGGGGTCCGCCCGTGCGGCCTCGGCGCCCGCGACACGCTGCGCACCGAGATGGGCTACCCGCTGCACGGCCAGGACCTGAGCCTCGACATCAGCCCGGTGCAGGCCGGCGCGGGCTGGGCGGTCGGCTGGTCCAAGCCGGCGTTCTGGGGCCGCGACGCACTCACCGCCGAGAAGGCCGCCGGTCCCCGGCGCCGGCTGCGCGGGCTCGAGCTCACCGGCCGCGGCATTCCGCGTGGTCACATGCAGGTGTACGCCGGGGACAAGCTCGTCGGCGAGACCACCAGCGGCACCTTCTCCCCGACGAAGAAGGCCGGCATAGCCCTGGCCCTGATCGACACCGCCCCGGCCCTGGCCGACGGCGCCCTGGTGGAGATCGACATCCGCGGCCGCCGAACCGAGGCCCGCCTGACAAAGCCCCCCTTCGTCACCACGCAGGTGCGCTGACCACACCCTCCCACTTCCCCCTCCCGCGGCCCCCATCCTCCCGCGGCCCCGCCCTCCCACGATCTTGGACGTTTCCCCACCGGACGGGGTGGCCCAACGTCCAAGATCGCCAACCTCCGCGCCTCGCGGGTGCGCTGACCCCGCCCTCCCACGATCTTGGACGTTTGTCGCCGGAGGGGGTGGTCGAGCGTCCAAGGTCGCGGCGTTAGAGGGTGATGGCCACCAGGGTCACCGTTACCGCGCACTCCACGGCCGCGCCGAGGACGTCGCCGGTGATGCCGCCGAATCGCCGTACCGTGTGACGTAGGAGAAGGACCACCGCGAACATCGCGGCGGCGACGGCGGCCGGCCCCTGCCATGGACGGCCCGGCACGGCGGCAAGCGCGAGACCCGCGACGCAGACCGCGGCGCCCAGCACCGCCGGCAGCGGAACGCTGGAGGCGACCAGCGCGCCCAGCCCTTCCGGCCGGGCGGCGGGCACACCGCGGCGGCACGCCACGGTCACCGCGAGCCGCCCGGTCGCCCAGGCGGTCACCACGGCCCACGGACCGGCCTCGGTCAGCGCCCCGGCCTGGATCAGCAGCGTGGCGGCGATCGCCGCCACCCCGAACGGGCCGATGTCCGGCTTTTTCATGATCTCCAGGGCGGCGGAGCCGGACCGGTACGACCCGAGCGCGTCGATCGTGTCCGCCAGCCCGTCCAGATGCAGCCCCCGGGTGAGCAGCGCACCCGCCGCCACCGTGACCCCGGCCGCCACCAGCGCCGGCGACCCCAGCGCCCGCAGGCCCTCGTGCACGCCGGCCAGGATCAGCCCCAGCAGCGCGCCCACGGCCGGCGCCACCGCCATCGCCACCGCCGCCGCGGACCGGTCCACCCGGCCGGCCCGCACCGGCAGCACGCTCAGCGTGGTGACCGCCAGCCGGACGCCGTCAAGCACTCGCGACGGTGGCCGGCCCCGGCCCGTGCGGCTCCGGCTCGGCGAACTCGGAGAGGTCGTCATCGTCGTCGGCGAGGTCGTCCAGGCCGTCGTCGCCGACCTCGTCCAGCAGGGCCGGATGCACCGGGGACGCCGAGGCGAGGCCCACCGCCGTACGGATCAGCGGCAGCACCGCCAGCGCATTGGCCCCCTCACCCAGGTCGAGGCCCACCTGGAGCACCGGGGTCAGCCCCAGCACGTCGGCGCCCTGCTTCACCAGCGCGAGCGTGCCCGCCTCCGGCAGCAGGCACCAGTGCCGGGTCTGGCTGGCCAGATCCCGTGCCACCAGCCCGGCCGCGATGCCCAGCGGACCGTCCAGCAGCACCGGGATCCGCCGGGCCGCCGCACCGAGCAGCACACCGGTGGCGACCGCCACGTCCAGGCCGCCGATCTGGCGCAGGATGTCGGTGGCCCCGCGCGGCTCCTGCCGGATCCGGTGCAGCGCGTCCCGGATCGCGGCGCAGCGCACCATCCACGCGGCGTCGTCGAAACGGCCGCCCGGCAGCAGCACCCGGGGCAGTGTCGCGACCGGCTCGGCCCCGGTCGTGGCGGCCAGCACCGCGGTCGCCGCCGCCTCCGTCCCGGCGCCGATCCCGGCCAGCAGGATCGCGTCCCGGCCCGCGTCGGCGGCACCGTCGGCCAGCTGCCAGCCGTCCCGCAGCGCGGCCTCGACCGCCTCCTCGCCGGCGGCCGGGCCGTCCTCCATGGCGCCGGTCTCCGCCGTGCGCAGCACCGCGATGTCGGCGCCGGCCTGCCCGGCCAGCCGGCCCAGCAGACCTGTTCCGGCCTCGGCCTCGGCGATCCGGCGCTCCACATCGGCGGCGTCCACCCCGGCGACCGCGCCACCGGTGTGCCGGCCCGC includes these proteins:
- a CDS encoding adenosylcobinamide-GDP ribazoletransferase, giving the protein MTTSPSSPSRSRTGRGRPPSRVLDGVRLAVTTLSVLPVRAGRVDRSAAAVAMAVAPAVGALLGLILAGVHEGLRALGSPALVAAGVTVAAGALLTRGLHLDGLADTIDALGSYRSGSAALEIMKKPDIGPFGVAAIAATLLIQAGALTEAGPWAVVTAWATGRLAVTVACRRGVPAARPEGLGALVASSVPLPAVLGAAVCVAGLALAAVPGRPWQGPAAVAAAMFAVVLLLRHTVRRFGGITGDVLGAAVECAVTVTLVAITL
- the gcvT gene encoding glycine cleavage system aminomethyltransferase GcvT; translated protein: MSAELLQSPLHARHVALGAKFAAFGGWDMPLEYAGGGVLKEHAAVRESAGVFDVSHLGKATVRGPGAAAFVNACLTNDLGRIAPGKAQYTLCCDETGGVVDDLIAYLYDDDHVFLIPNAANTAEVVRRLATTAPNGITVTGEHRSYAVLAVQGPRSEAVLGELGLPADHGYMSFATAAFAGSELVVCRTGYTGEHGYELVVGWDDAPAVWDAVIAAGVRPCGLGARDTLRTEMGYPLHGQDLSLDISPVQAGAGWAVGWSKPAFWGRDALTAEKAAGPRRRLRGLELTGRGIPRGHMQVYAGDKLVGETTSGTFSPTKKAGIALALIDTAPALADGALVEIDIRGRRTEARLTKPPFVTTQVR